From the Corynebacterium zhongnanshanii genome, the window TTCCGCGCAGGCCGAGTTGCTGATCCCTGCTAAGACGTTGAGTGACGCCGCCCGCTCGCTGGATCCTCACTACACCGACCCGATCGAAATCGCCGCGGGCTCGGGCGAGGACATTGGCCAGGACGGCCTACTGGGCATTTCCACAGACACGCGCCGAACCACCACGCGCTTGCTGGATGCGAAGTTCCCGCAGGTCCGCCCTCTGCTGCCGACCACACACAAGTCCATCGCCACGGTGGAGTCCGGCCCACTGTTGGAAGCCATTCGCCGCGTGGCGCTGATGTCCGATCGAAACTCCCAGATCAAGATGGATTTCGACGCCGACAAGGTGGTCTTGTCCGCCGGTGGTGGCGAAGTCGGTACCGCCACGGAAACTCTCCCCTGCGCGTTTGCTGGCGAGTCCCTGTCCATCGCGTTTAACCCCACGTACTTGCGTGATGGGTTGAGCGTGATGTCCACGCCGCGTGTGTTCTTCGGATTCACGCTGCCGTCGCGCCCTGCCATCATGGTTCCCGAGCCGGCGGAGCTTCCGCAGGCGGATGAGGAAGGCAACTTCGCGACCCCGGACACGGACTTCACCTTCCTGCTGATGCCCGTCCGCCTTCCAGGCTAAGGTGCGGCTGTGATCCTTGTGCCCTGCCTGAAAGCACGCTAACGCCCGATGTATGTTCGCCGTGTTCAGCTCGCCGATTTTCGTTCCTGGGCTCAGCTCGACCTGGAGCTTCACCCTGGTGTGAGCGTGTTTTCGGGCCCCAATGGCCACGGGAAAACCAACATCGTGGAGGCCTTGGGCTACCTGGCGCACTTGAGTTCCCACCGGATTAATTCGGATGCCGCTCTGGTGCGAGAGCAGGCGTCGGTGGCGAAGGTTTCCGCCACGGCGGTCAATGACGGGCGGGAATTGACGGCGTCGCTGGCGATTCGGCCTCATGGGGCGAACAAGGCGCACATCAATCGGACGGCGATGCCCTCGCAGCGCGATTTGTTGGGGATTGTGCGCACTACGTTGTTCTCGCCGGAGGATTTGGCCTTGGTGCGGGGTGAGCCGGAACAGCGTCGGTCGTTTTTGGACACGATTATGGTGGCGCGTTACCCGCGTCTGGCCGGCGTGAAGTCTGAGTATGACAAGGTGCTGCGTCAGCGTAACGCCCTGCTGAAGTCCCCCGAGCCGGATAATTTTACGCTGGAGGTATGGGATGCGCAGCTGGCGGCGTTGGGCGGTCAGCTGATGTCCGCGCGTGTGCAGATTGTGCACGATATCGCCCCTCACCTGCAGGAAACGTATCACCGTTTGGCGCCCGAGTCCCGCCCGGCGCATCTTGCGTATTCCTCTACCATCGACGCCCAGCTTCACGATGTGGGAGTGCACTTGGGGGAATCGAAGCCTGATGTGGAGCCGGCGTTGCTGTCTCCCGATATTGCGGAAGCCGTGCTGTTGGAGGGGTTTGCGGCGAAGCGTTCCCAGGAGTTGGATCGGGGGACCACGCTGTTGGGTCCGCATCGGGATGATGTGGTGTTGATGCTGGGCACGCAGCCGGCGAAGGGCTATGCGAGCCATGGTGAGAGCTGGTCCTTTGCGTTGTCTTTGCGGCTTGCTGCGTTTTTTATGCAGCAGGGTGATGGGGCGGAGCCGATTGTGATTTTGGATGATGTGTTTGCGGAGCTGGACACCGGGCGCCGGCAGCAGCTGGTTCATCTGTTAGATGGGGCGGAGCAGGTGTTGATTACGGCGGCTGTGGACGAGGATATTCCCGCTGACCTGCGCAGTATCGCTCATTTCTATTCGGTGGAGGCTGCGGTGACGGAGGAGGGGCGCATTTCTACGCTGACTCCGGAGGCGTCCACAGAGTCTCCGGAGGAGTGAGGGCGGGGTGCGCAGCGCGGGGTGTGTAGGACGTGCCGACTACACTGTGGAGTATGTCGGACGTGAACACACCTGCCCAGCCAGCTCACGAGGAACCGCACTCCTCTGAGCGGGCTGACCAGGCGTTACAGCCCTTTCCCGGGGACTTGGTGTCCGAGGCGCTGGGTGCCATCCGCGCAGCGGGCGCACGTAATGTCGGTGAAAGTTCGGTCGCGAGGCGGAGGAGGGAACGCTGGGCGTCGGGGGTAAAAAATAGAACAACGACCACGCAGAACAAGGTATGGCGGCGGCCCACGCGGCTGGATGGGCGGGCGGATACCCGGTATCGCGACCCTGCACGGGCCGGGGATCTGCTGACGAATCTGGTGCGTGAGCAGCGGTGGAGCAAGAAGATCTCCGTGGGGCAGATCATGAATGCATGGCCGGAGCTGGTGGGGGAGCAGGTGGCTCAGCACACCACGCCCACGCGCTATGACGATAAGACCATGCAGCTGACGGTGCAGTGCGATTCCACTAGCTGGGCTACAAACCTGCGGCTGATGCAGACGCGGGTGCTGCAATCGATCGCGCGGAAGGTGGGGCCGGACGTTGTGGCGGAGGTGAAAATACTGGGACCGAACAACCGGATGCGCAGTTACGGGAAGCTGCGTGTGAAGGGCCGTGGTCCGCGTGATGATTTTGGATAGCTGATAGAATAGGCGGAGTTTCTATTGCAATTTCAAGGAGTTAATCCACGTGGCTGAAGCAGCTAAGAGCAATTATGGTGCGTCGTCGATCACCATCCTGGAGGGCCTGGAGGCCGTTCGTAAGCGTCCGGGTATGTACATCGGCTCCACCGGCGAGCGTGGCTTGCATCACCTGATCTGGGAGGTCGTCGATAACTCCGTGGACGAAGCCATGGCAGGCTACGCGGACACGGTCTCTGTCACCCTGCACAAGGATGGCTCCGTGGAAGTGGAGGACAACGGCCGCGGCATCCCCGTGGAGAACCACCCGTCCGGCCCGCCGACCGTGCAGGTTGTGATGACGCAGCTGCACGCTGGCGGTAAGTTCGACTCGGACTCTTATGCCGTCTCCGGTGGTCTGCACGGCGTGGGTATCTCCGTGGTGAACGCCCTGTCCACCCGTGTGGAGACCGACATCAAGCGCGATGGTTACCTGTGGCACCAGGAGTTCACTATGGCCGTGCCCGCGGAATTGCAGAAGGTGAAGAAGGCCCAGGGCACCGGAACCAAGCAGCGCTTCTGGCCGGATGCGGAGATTTTTGAAACCACGGTCTTTAACTTCGATACCGTGGCGAAGCGCCTGCAGGAGATGGCGTTCCTGAACAAGGGACTGACCATCAACCTCACCGACCTGCGCGAGGATGCTGCGGAGAAGGATCTTCTGGATGCTGCGGCTGAGGATGCCGAGGCACCGAAGTCCGCTGAGGAAAAGGCCCAAGAGGAAGAGAAGAAGAAGGGCCCGCGCACGCGGACGTTCCACTACCCAGAAGGTCTGAAGGACTATGTGGAGCACATCAACCGCAAGAAGACGCAGATCCATCCGTCGATCATCTCCTTCGAAGCCAAAGGCGAGGATCACGAGGTAGAGGTTGCTCTGCAGTGGAACAACGGCTACTCACAGTCCGTGCACACCTTCGCCAACACCATCAACACGTTTGAGGGCGGCACGCACGAGGAAGGTTTCCGCGCAGCACTGACCTCCTTGATGAACCGCTATGCCCGCGAGCACAAGTTGCTGAAGGAGAAGGAAAGCAACTTAACCGGTGACGATGTTCGCGAAGGTTTGGCCGCGGTGATTTCCGTGCGCGTGGGAGACCCACAGTTCGAGGGTCAGACAAAGACGAAGCTGGGCAACACCGAAGTGAAGGGCTTCGTGCAGCGCGCGGTCAACGAGCACCTGTCCGACTGGCTGGATGCTAACCCGGCTGAAGCGAAGGCGATCATCACGAAGGCCGTGGCCTCTGCGCACGCTCGCGATGCCGCGCGCAAGGCCCGCGATATGGTGCGCCGCAAGTCTGCGTCCGACCTGGGTGGACTGCCCGGAAAGCTGGCCGACTGCCGCTCGAAGGATCCGAAGCTGTCCGAGCTTTACATTGTGGAGGGTGACTCTGCAGGTGGTTCCGCTAAGTCCGGACGTGACTCCATGTACCAGGCGATCCTGCCGCTGCGCGGAAAGATCCTGAACGTGGAGAAGGCGCGCATGGACAAGGTGCTGAAGAACAACGAGGTCCAGGCCATCATCACCGCACTGGGCACCGGCATTCACGACGAGTTCGACATCAAGAAGCTGCGCTACCACAAGATTGTGCTGATGGCCGACGCCGACGTGGACGGTCAGCACATCGCCACCCTGCTGCTGACCTTGCTGTTCCGCTTCATGCGCCCACTCGTGGAAGAAGGCTACGTGTACCTGGCACAGCCACCGCTCTACAAGCTGAAGTGGAGCAAGGGAGAGCCAGGTTTTGCCTTCTCCGACCGCGAGCGCGATGCTCAGTTGGAAGAAGGCCTGGCTGCTGGTCGCAAGATCAACAAGGACGACGGAATCCAGCGCTACAAGGGCCTGGGCGAGATGAACGCCAAGGAGCTGTGGGAAACCACCATGGACCCCAGCGTGCGTACCCTGCGCCTGGTGACCTTGGAAGATGCGGCTGCCGCTGATGAGCTCTTCAGCATTTTGATGGGTGATGATGTTGTTGCTCGCCGTAGCTTCATCACGCGCAACGCCCGCGATGTGCGCTTCCTGGACGTGTAAGCACTGACGTCCTTCGCTGTTTTTACAGCGGAGGGCGTACGCGTAGGGCACAATATCAAGAGTGACTGCTGATAGCCCTATACATAACCCAGAAGACAAGAACGCCAGCGATGCGGCGGCTAGCACTGATAGAACGGCGGCTAGCACCGTGACGATGGAACAGCTCCCACTGACCATGTGGGATGAGTCCACCTCCACGCTTCGCCTCTTTAGCCCGCTGAACCAGAAGTCCTCCGCGTCCACTGATGAAAATTCCCGACCGCTCGTAGTCATCTGGCCCGGCTGGGGCGTGGGCGCGCGCTACTACGACCCCATCGCCCGAGAGCTCGCCAGCCGCGGTTTCCCCGTGGTGACTGGGGAGCTGCACGGCCAAGGCTCCTCCACTGCGGAGGCCAGCAAGAAGCACCGTTTCGGATACCACCACATGGCCTCCGGGGACTTCCCGGAGACCATCCGTGCAGCAAAGAAGCACTTCAACCTGCCAGAGGACCACCCCACCTACCTGCTGTGCCACTCCATGGGCGGCCAGGTGGCAAGCCTATTCCTGGGTCGCGAGGAAGCGACCACCCTGGGCGTGCGCGGCATGATGGGTGTGGGCGCCGGCAGCCCCCACTGGCGCGGCTTCGAGGGCAAGGCCGCGGCGCGACTGCGCTGGGGCACGTCCTGGATGTGGCTGATGGTGAAGATCTTCGGCTACCAGCCCGCCGGCCGCCTGGACCTGGCAGGCTACGGCCGCCAATCGGGCGCGCACTTTAGCGAGTGGCATCGTTACGTTCACACCAACCGCCTCCACAAGTTGGAGGATCAGGACCTGGATTATGAAGCGGCGAAGCTGGGCATTTCCGTCCCTGTCCTGTTGACTCGTTTTAGTAACGACGCCGACTGCACCCTGGAATCGTGCCGTAACCTGGCGAAATCGCTGCCGTCAGGGGTTGTCGAGGTGGAGGAGTTGCCGGAGACGTTGGGTCATAACCGGTGGGCTCGTGAGCCACAGCGGATTAGTGATCGTTTTGAGGCATTTGTGCGCGGCTAGCGTGTACTTATTTTCATGATGAATTGAACACTGGTGCCAGATATAGACTAAGTGGTCTACTTTGGGGCATGACTTCAACACATGACATCACTTTGCACTGGTTCCTTCCCACCTACGGAGACTCCCGCTCCATCGAAGACGGCGGACATGGCTCCGGGTTTTCCTTCGGTCAGCGAGAGACAAACCTTCACTACCTCACCCAATTAGCTCTCTCGGCTGAGTCCAACGGCTTCGAGTCCGTCCTGGTTCCCACTGGCCTGTGGTGCGGTGAGGGATGGACTACCGCCGCTGCCCTCATTGCCCGCACCACCCGCCTGAAGTTCCTGGTGGCCTACCGTCCGGGTCTTATCTCCACCCCGCTGCTGGCGCAGCAGACCCAGAGCCTTCAGGACTTGTCCGACGGTCGCTTGAACCTCAACGTGGTTGTGGGTGGCGAGGACCACGAGCAGCGCGCCTACGGCGACTTCACCACCAAGGAGGAGCGCTACGAGCGCGCCAATGAATCCCTGGAGCTGGCCCAAAAGCTGTGGACCCAGTCCGAGCCGGTCACCACGGAAGGCAAATACGAAAAGGTAGAAAACGCACAGCTTGCGAAGCGGCCCAACGTAGTGCCGCAGATCTACTTCGGTGGATCCTCGGCCCCGGGAATTGAGGTTGCCGCGCAACAGGCCGAGGTCTACCTGACCTGGGGTG encodes:
- the dnaN gene encoding DNA polymerase III subunit beta; translation: MEPNDVKFIVPKDDLASALSWIARSLPAKPTQPVLKGIFIEASDEGLELSGFDRETSNKIRINAQVDVPGRILVAGKLAADIVGSLPDKPITMEYNSTKVLVTSGNSRFELPAMTIEDYPVLPEIPRVTGTIDPHLFSEVVGQVAIAAGKDDTLPMLTGVHLEIDGEQVVAAATDRYRLALRTFTWNPADASAQAELLIPAKTLSDAARSLDPHYTDPIEIAAGSGEDIGQDGLLGISTDTRRTTTRLLDAKFPQVRPLLPTTHKSIATVESGPLLEAIRRVALMSDRNSQIKMDFDADKVVLSAGGGEVGTATETLPCAFAGESLSIAFNPTYLRDGLSVMSTPRVFFGFTLPSRPAIMVPEPAELPQADEEGNFATPDTDFTFLLMPVRLPG
- the recF gene encoding DNA replication/repair protein RecF (All proteins in this family for which functions are known are DNA-binding proteins that assist the filamentation of RecA onto DNA for the initiation of recombination or recombinational repair.), with the translated sequence MYVRRVQLADFRSWAQLDLELHPGVSVFSGPNGHGKTNIVEALGYLAHLSSHRINSDAALVREQASVAKVSATAVNDGRELTASLAIRPHGANKAHINRTAMPSQRDLLGIVRTTLFSPEDLALVRGEPEQRRSFLDTIMVARYPRLAGVKSEYDKVLRQRNALLKSPEPDNFTLEVWDAQLAALGGQLMSARVQIVHDIAPHLQETYHRLAPESRPAHLAYSSTIDAQLHDVGVHLGESKPDVEPALLSPDIAEAVLLEGFAAKRSQELDRGTTLLGPHRDDVVLMLGTQPAKGYASHGESWSFALSLRLAAFFMQQGDGAEPIVILDDVFAELDTGRRQQLVHLLDGAEQVLITAAVDEDIPADLRSIAHFYSVEAAVTEEGRISTLTPEASTESPEE
- a CDS encoding DUF721 domain-containing protein, which codes for MSDVNTPAQPAHEEPHSSERADQALQPFPGDLVSEALGAIRAAGARNVGESSVARRRRERWASGVKNRTTTTQNKVWRRPTRLDGRADTRYRDPARAGDLLTNLVREQRWSKKISVGQIMNAWPELVGEQVAQHTTPTRYDDKTMQLTVQCDSTSWATNLRLMQTRVLQSIARKVGPDVVAEVKILGPNNRMRSYGKLRVKGRGPRDDFG
- the gyrB gene encoding DNA topoisomerase (ATP-hydrolyzing) subunit B, encoding MAEAAKSNYGASSITILEGLEAVRKRPGMYIGSTGERGLHHLIWEVVDNSVDEAMAGYADTVSVTLHKDGSVEVEDNGRGIPVENHPSGPPTVQVVMTQLHAGGKFDSDSYAVSGGLHGVGISVVNALSTRVETDIKRDGYLWHQEFTMAVPAELQKVKKAQGTGTKQRFWPDAEIFETTVFNFDTVAKRLQEMAFLNKGLTINLTDLREDAAEKDLLDAAAEDAEAPKSAEEKAQEEEKKKGPRTRTFHYPEGLKDYVEHINRKKTQIHPSIISFEAKGEDHEVEVALQWNNGYSQSVHTFANTINTFEGGTHEEGFRAALTSLMNRYAREHKLLKEKESNLTGDDVREGLAAVISVRVGDPQFEGQTKTKLGNTEVKGFVQRAVNEHLSDWLDANPAEAKAIITKAVASAHARDAARKARDMVRRKSASDLGGLPGKLADCRSKDPKLSELYIVEGDSAGGSAKSGRDSMYQAILPLRGKILNVEKARMDKVLKNNEVQAIITALGTGIHDEFDIKKLRYHKIVLMADADVDGQHIATLLLTLLFRFMRPLVEEGYVYLAQPPLYKLKWSKGEPGFAFSDRERDAQLEEGLAAGRKINKDDGIQRYKGLGEMNAKELWETTMDPSVRTLRLVTLEDAAAADELFSILMGDDVVARRSFITRNARDVRFLDV
- a CDS encoding alpha/beta fold hydrolase gives rise to the protein MTADSPIHNPEDKNASDAAASTDRTAASTVTMEQLPLTMWDESTSTLRLFSPLNQKSSASTDENSRPLVVIWPGWGVGARYYDPIARELASRGFPVVTGELHGQGSSTAEASKKHRFGYHHMASGDFPETIRAAKKHFNLPEDHPTYLLCHSMGGQVASLFLGREEATTLGVRGMMGVGAGSPHWRGFEGKAAARLRWGTSWMWLMVKIFGYQPAGRLDLAGYGRQSGAHFSEWHRYVHTNRLHKLEDQDLDYEAAKLGISVPVLLTRFSNDADCTLESCRNLAKSLPSGVVEVEELPETLGHNRWAREPQRISDRFEAFVRG